One genomic window of Misgurnus anguillicaudatus chromosome 12, ASM2758022v2, whole genome shotgun sequence includes the following:
- the tctn1 gene encoding tectonic-1 isoform X2 codes for MAALCWIVVLVYLQSALCIEQTNTTGSNNITFKETNDTFTEQDESYNFTELGFTPTPPLPDSTARTSESVTRSTDNSIPDTAPESPRSAVPLPVSGVLPAPVTEVLKLCPCNLQKEQCDINCCCDPDCTEERSLFTDCSIKTISDPRLCKQDAVVYSLSATTDGLSRVDSSVQQVVNPDVFCIQSANYEEGISFGTPKIPTEENFDSLFDQFVGFFFGRMRDNGAQSPQIGNSPGYLYGDIIQTVNEAAEREFFTIPASAGTAHCLDANPAAFLKDQTSRCIRSFDLAQVCSTLEALDLRTYTMVNICSGKNKDANVIGVKVAAITLESLEGTWTPGDPAESSAYVPVLLESGDVCNNVVKQVKYIFRYSKTGEILNVTASVLLGAIKTSMVPIQQEFQITFLQEISGTAGLRFSGNPGYVVGLPLVAGTRTADGIVQSTDPKGSLTIFQNSGEQDCLLGSSQRSPVLFGIDMVSGCTLKLLDAVNCSLVSEVILSVLKGQNVPDHVASFGNSLPQNPLDWVPIQNQTITSSTQTCSLPLSYHLEVKWTKYGTLVNPQAQIVSVMGTVLTNTSSLSLLTSASGLLSVTTSVSFVDVSASASPGYKVPPTIDAKLPFDFFFPFV; via the exons ATGGCGGCGTTGTGCTGGATTGTTGTTTTGGTATATTTACAAAGCGCACTGTGCATTGAGCAGACAAATACTACCGGCAGCAATAATATCACTTTCAAGGAAACGAATGACACTTTTACAGAACAAGACGAATCGTATAATTTTACGGAGTTAGGATTCACTCCCACTCCTCCTTTACCAGATTCAACCGCGCGGACATCCGAATCTGTGACCAGGTCCACAGACAACTCCATCCCCGACACGGCACCCGAATCACCGCGATCAGCAGTACCTCTGCCCGTCTCCGGCGTCCTTCCTGCTCCGGTAACCGAAG TCCTTAAGTTATGCCCATGCAACTTACAAAAGGAGCAGTGTGACATTAACTGTTGCTGTGATCCAGACTGCACAGAGGAACGGTCTCTATTCACTGACTGTTCAATAAAAACCATCAG TGACCCCAGACTGTGCAAACAGGATGCAGTTGTCTATTCACTGAGTGCAACAACAGACGGTCTGTCACGTGTAGATTCGTCTGTCCAGCAAGTGGTCAACCCTGATGTCTTCTGTATTCAGTCTGCTAACT ATGAAGAAGGAATCTCATTCGGCACTCCCAAAATTCCCACAGAGGAAAATTTCGACTCTCTTTTCGACCAATTTGTTGGATTCTTTTTTGGCCGCATGAGGGACAACGGTGCACAGAGCCCTCAAATAGGAAATTCCCCTGGATACCTG TATGGAGATATCATTCAAACAGTAAATGAGGCTGCTGAGCGGGAATTTTTCACTATCCCTGCCTCTGCGGGAACAGCCCACTGCTTAGATGCAAACCCTGCAG CCTTTCTAAAGGACCAGACAAGCCGATGTATCAGGAGCTTTGATTTGGCACAAGTCTGTTCAACCCTTGAGGCTTTAGACCTGAGAACTTATACTATGGTCAACATCTGTTCA GGAAAGAACAAAGATGCTAAT GTTATTGGTGTAAAAGTGGCAGCCATCACCCTTGAGTCTTTGGAGGGCACATGGACACCGGGGGACCCCGCTGAGAGTTCAGCCTATGTGCCTGTGCTTTTGGAGTCTGGTGATGTCTGCAACAATGTTGTAAAGCAG gtGAAATACATATTCCGATACAGTAAAACTGGAGAAATCCTGAATGTGACGGCATCGGTTTTGCTGGGAGCTATAAAAACCTCCATGGTGCCTATACAACAGGAGTTTCAGATTACGTTCCTGCAG GAGATATCTGGCACAGCAGGGTTGCGATTCAGTGGGAATCCCGGTTATGTGGTGGGACTGCCTCTTGTGGCAGGAACGAGAACAGCAGA TGGAATTGTTCAGAGCACTGATCCCAAAGGATCATTGACCATCTTCCAAAACTCGGGAGAGCAGGATTGCTTGCTTGGCTCATCCCAGCGTTCCCCTGTCCTTTTTGGTATAGACATGGTATCTGGCTGCAC TCTTAAGCTTTTAGATGCAGTTAATTGCTCCCTGGTATCTGAAGTCATTTTATCAGTGCTGAAAGGGCAGAACGTCCCTGACCACGTGGCCTCGTTTGGGAATTCCTTGCCTCAGAATCCACTGGACTGGGTCCCAATACAGAACCAAACCATAACATCG AGCACACAGACATGCAGCTTGCCACTGTCTTACCATCTTGAAGTAAAATGGACCAAATACGGAACCTTGGTGAATCCCCAGGCTCAGATTGTCAGCGTCATGGGAACAGTCCTTACTAATACCAGCAGTTTG TCCCTGCTTACCAGTGCTAGTGGTCTTCTGTCTGTTACTACCTCTGTAAGCTTTGTTGATGTGTCTGCATCTGCCAGTCCAGGATATAAAGTTCCTCCTACGATTGATGCTAAACTACCCTTTGACTTCTTCTTTCCATTCGTGTAA
- the tctn1 gene encoding tectonic-1 isoform X1, whose amino-acid sequence MAALCWIVVLVYLQSALCIEQTNTTGSNNITFKETNDTFTEQDESYNFTELGFTPTPPLPDSTARTSESVTRSTDNSIPDTAPESPRSAVPLPVSGVLPAPVTEVLKLCPCNLQKEQCDINCCCDPDCTEERSLFTDCSIKTISSDPRLCKQDAVVYSLSATTDGLSRVDSSVQQVVNPDVFCIQSANYEEGISFGTPKIPTEENFDSLFDQFVGFFFGRMRDNGAQSPQIGNSPGYLYGDIIQTVNEAAEREFFTIPASAGTAHCLDANPAAFLKDQTSRCIRSFDLAQVCSTLEALDLRTYTMVNICSGKNKDANVIGVKVAAITLESLEGTWTPGDPAESSAYVPVLLESGDVCNNVVKQVKYIFRYSKTGEILNVTASVLLGAIKTSMVPIQQEFQITFLQEISGTAGLRFSGNPGYVVGLPLVAGTRTADGIVQSTDPKGSLTIFQNSGEQDCLLGSSQRSPVLFGIDMVSGCTLKLLDAVNCSLVSEVILSVLKGQNVPDHVASFGNSLPQNPLDWVPIQNQTITSSTQTCSLPLSYHLEVKWTKYGTLVNPQAQIVSVMGTVLTNTSSLSLLTSASGLLSVTTSVSFVDVSASASPGYKVPPTIDAKLPFDFFFPFV is encoded by the exons ATGGCGGCGTTGTGCTGGATTGTTGTTTTGGTATATTTACAAAGCGCACTGTGCATTGAGCAGACAAATACTACCGGCAGCAATAATATCACTTTCAAGGAAACGAATGACACTTTTACAGAACAAGACGAATCGTATAATTTTACGGAGTTAGGATTCACTCCCACTCCTCCTTTACCAGATTCAACCGCGCGGACATCCGAATCTGTGACCAGGTCCACAGACAACTCCATCCCCGACACGGCACCCGAATCACCGCGATCAGCAGTACCTCTGCCCGTCTCCGGCGTCCTTCCTGCTCCGGTAACCGAAG TCCTTAAGTTATGCCCATGCAACTTACAAAAGGAGCAGTGTGACATTAACTGTTGCTGTGATCCAGACTGCACAGAGGAACGGTCTCTATTCACTGACTGTTCAATAAAAACCATCAG TAGTGACCCCAGACTGTGCAAACAGGATGCAGTTGTCTATTCACTGAGTGCAACAACAGACGGTCTGTCACGTGTAGATTCGTCTGTCCAGCAAGTGGTCAACCCTGATGTCTTCTGTATTCAGTCTGCTAACT ATGAAGAAGGAATCTCATTCGGCACTCCCAAAATTCCCACAGAGGAAAATTTCGACTCTCTTTTCGACCAATTTGTTGGATTCTTTTTTGGCCGCATGAGGGACAACGGTGCACAGAGCCCTCAAATAGGAAATTCCCCTGGATACCTG TATGGAGATATCATTCAAACAGTAAATGAGGCTGCTGAGCGGGAATTTTTCACTATCCCTGCCTCTGCGGGAACAGCCCACTGCTTAGATGCAAACCCTGCAG CCTTTCTAAAGGACCAGACAAGCCGATGTATCAGGAGCTTTGATTTGGCACAAGTCTGTTCAACCCTTGAGGCTTTAGACCTGAGAACTTATACTATGGTCAACATCTGTTCA GGAAAGAACAAAGATGCTAAT GTTATTGGTGTAAAAGTGGCAGCCATCACCCTTGAGTCTTTGGAGGGCACATGGACACCGGGGGACCCCGCTGAGAGTTCAGCCTATGTGCCTGTGCTTTTGGAGTCTGGTGATGTCTGCAACAATGTTGTAAAGCAG gtGAAATACATATTCCGATACAGTAAAACTGGAGAAATCCTGAATGTGACGGCATCGGTTTTGCTGGGAGCTATAAAAACCTCCATGGTGCCTATACAACAGGAGTTTCAGATTACGTTCCTGCAG GAGATATCTGGCACAGCAGGGTTGCGATTCAGTGGGAATCCCGGTTATGTGGTGGGACTGCCTCTTGTGGCAGGAACGAGAACAGCAGA TGGAATTGTTCAGAGCACTGATCCCAAAGGATCATTGACCATCTTCCAAAACTCGGGAGAGCAGGATTGCTTGCTTGGCTCATCCCAGCGTTCCCCTGTCCTTTTTGGTATAGACATGGTATCTGGCTGCAC TCTTAAGCTTTTAGATGCAGTTAATTGCTCCCTGGTATCTGAAGTCATTTTATCAGTGCTGAAAGGGCAGAACGTCCCTGACCACGTGGCCTCGTTTGGGAATTCCTTGCCTCAGAATCCACTGGACTGGGTCCCAATACAGAACCAAACCATAACATCG AGCACACAGACATGCAGCTTGCCACTGTCTTACCATCTTGAAGTAAAATGGACCAAATACGGAACCTTGGTGAATCCCCAGGCTCAGATTGTCAGCGTCATGGGAACAGTCCTTACTAATACCAGCAGTTTG TCCCTGCTTACCAGTGCTAGTGGTCTTCTGTCTGTTACTACCTCTGTAAGCTTTGTTGATGTGTCTGCATCTGCCAGTCCAGGATATAAAGTTCCTCCTACGATTGATGCTAAACTACCCTTTGACTTCTTCTTTCCATTCGTGTAA